From Leifsonia sp. fls2-241-R2A-40a, one genomic window encodes:
- a CDS encoding FHA domain-containing protein, whose translation MPEDINPNGPAGGADDAARGPLRDAAGNEDTTARFGEEFISKMYPSGEVSPEEQEAIAALPSGSALLIVRRGPNAGARFLLDADVTTAGRHPNADIFLDDVTVSRRHAEFTRRGTSFEVRDLGSLNGTYYDGVRIESALLADSAEVQIGKFRLTFYASRHDLAAAANG comes from the coding sequence GTGCCTGAAGACATTAACCCGAACGGCCCAGCCGGCGGAGCCGACGACGCCGCCCGGGGCCCCCTCCGGGACGCGGCGGGCAATGAGGACACGACCGCGCGTTTCGGCGAGGAGTTCATCTCGAAGATGTACCCCTCAGGTGAGGTTTCGCCGGAGGAGCAGGAGGCGATCGCGGCCCTGCCGTCCGGCTCCGCGCTGCTGATCGTGCGGCGAGGGCCGAATGCGGGCGCCCGCTTCCTCCTCGACGCCGACGTCACCACGGCGGGCCGCCACCCGAACGCCGACATCTTCCTCGACGATGTGACCGTGTCGCGTCGCCACGCGGAGTTCACGCGCCGCGGCACCTCGTTCGAGGTCCGCGACCTGGGCTCGCTCAACGGCACGTACTACGACGGCGTCCGCATCGAGAGCGCGCTGCTCGCCGACTCCGCCGAGGTCCAGATCGGGAAGTTCCGCCTCACGTTCTACGCGTCGCGTCACGACCTCGCCGCAGCGGCGAACGGCTAG